The genomic segment TTACTGCGCCGCCTGCCAGAAGTAACGGGAGAGGACGAATCCGATGGAATACGAGACCCTGATTGTCGAAAAGCGCGATGCGGTCGGCGTCATCACGCTCAACCGCCCGCAGGCTTTGAACGCGCTCAATTCTACCGTGATGAAAGAGCTGCGGCACATATTGGCGTCCTTCTCGACGGATGAGTCCATCGGCGCAATTGTCATTACCGGCTCGCCAAAGGCTTTTGCCGCAGGTGCCGATATAAAGGAGATGCAGTCTCTGGATTTCGTCGATGCCTATCTCGGTGATTTCCTCGGCGGCTGGGACGATGTGGCAGCCAGCAGAAAGCCTGTCATCGCGGCGGTCTCCGGTTTTGCCCTGGGTGGTGGATGTGAGCTTGCCATGATGTGCGATTTCATCATCGCCTCCGATACGGCGAAGTTCGGACAGCCGGAAATCACGCTCGGCGTCATTCCCGGCATGGGCGGGTCGCAGCGCCTGACCCGCGCTGTCGGCAAGGCGAAAGCCATGGACCTCGTTCTCACAGGTCGCAAGATGGATGCGGCAGAGGCCGAAAGGGCAGGGCTG from the Agrobacterium vaccinii genome contains:
- a CDS encoding enoyl-CoA hydratase, whose translation is MEYETLIVEKRDAVGVITLNRPQALNALNSTVMKELRHILASFSTDESIGAIVITGSPKAFAAGADIKEMQSLDFVDAYLGDFLGGWDDVAASRKPVIAAVSGFALGGGCELAMMCDFIIASDTAKFGQPEITLGVIPGMGGSQRLTRAVGKAKAMDLVLTGRKMDAAEAERAGLVSRVVPQERLLDEAVEAAGVIASLSRASVLMAKESVNRSFEGSLSEGLRFERRLFQSLFATEDQKEGMAAFIEKRKPVFKNR